GTGCTGCCGGTCGTGCTCCCCTTTATATTTGGAGGCAAGTGCCATACCCAGCGCCGCGGAAATAGAGGTGCTGGAGTGGCCTACGCCAAAGGTATCGTATTCGCTTTCGCCCCTGTTAGGGAAACCGCTGATACCGTGGTACTTGCGGTTCGTATGAAAGACGCTCTTCCTGCCGGTAAGTATTTTATGGCCGTAAGCCTGGTGGCCTACGTCCCATACCAGCTGGTCGTAAGGTGTATTATACACGTAATGCAGGGCCACCGTCAATTCCACAACGCCCAGGCTGGCCGCGAAGTGCCCGCCATGTACGCTTACCTGGTCGATAATAAACTGGCGCAGTTCATCGCAAACCTGGTGCAGTTGCTCCCGGGTCAGTTTCCTCAAGTCGGAGGGATATTCGATCTGGCTCAATAGTTGACCTGCCGTAATGTCCATATCAGCTTTAGGGTTTTAAGGCTCAAAAATAGTATAATATACAATGCGGGCCAGCTTTTTATAGCGCGGCGGTGCAAAAAACGGGCTGCCGGAGTACATGAAACAAGCCATTCCCATTTAAACGGCTATACCACCATTGATCCAATTTGCTTTCAGACGGGCCTGCCCATATGGTATTTTTGATTTAATCAGAGGAGTTCCCTAATTTATACTATGCTCAGAAACTTGTCCAAATATTGGTGGTGCCAGATTTTAGGTTGGGGACTCTATTCCGTGATCTTCATTTTCTTCGCATTTTTCTTTGACAGAGTTGGGGTTGCGCTGGTATTGCATACATTGCTGGTAATGGTGTTGGGCATCTTTTTCACCCATTGCCTTCGTGCAGTCGCGCTAAAATATAAGTGGATCGAGTTGCCATTCGAACGTGCGGTGTTTCGCTTTTTCTTCGGCATTATCATTTGTGCTATTCCCGATGCCGCTATCCTGAACGCCTTCATGTTGCTGTTCGGCCCTGTGCCGGACGATCTGCTGCCGCGTTTAGCGTTTTCGTTCCTGCAGCAATCTGCGCTCATCACTTCCTGGGTAGCCATTTACTTCACCTGGCATTACGTGGAAAGAAGCCGTAACGTGCAGTTCGACCGCCTGAAGCTGGAAGCGACGGTGCGAACTTTGGAGCTTAAGACGATCAAGGCGCAGCTGAACCCGCATTTTATTTTCAATGCGTTAAACAGCATACGGGCATTGGTAGATGAAGACCCGCAGCGGGCGCGTACTGCCATTACCGAATTGTCGAATATCCTGCGCAGCTCTATGCAGGCCGAAAAGGTAGAAATGGTGAGCCTGGAAAATGAGTTGAACATCGTAAAAGATTACCTCGCCCTGGAGCACATCCGGTTCGAGGAACGGCTGAAAATACAGTACGACATCGAGGCGGATACGCTGGAGTTGCCTATCCCGCCCATGATGCTGCAAACCCTGGTCGAAAATGCCATCAAACACGGCATTTCGCGGGAAATAAGAGGTGGAACGATATCTGTAGGTTCTCATGTAAAGGAAATGCAGCACGAGCTTACGATCCGTAACACCGGGCAAATCAGGGGAGAGGCTTCCAACGGCGGTGGATTCGGCCTCCAGAGCACCCGCCAGCGGCTGGAACTGCTGTTCGGCAAGCGGGCATCATTCGAGATCCGCAACCTGGACGCACAAACAGTTGAAGCTAAAGTGTTAATGCCACTGTTCTGATCAGGAAATATTTTCTTGTTGAACCAGGTAAACCGGTTTAGCAAAGTTTTTTAATAATTTAACATCTGAATCGAAAACGCATCTGTCGCACACCAAAAGGCTCCGGCAGCTGAATTTCATCAACCAATTACAAAGACCGTATGAAAAAAGCATTGATTATTGATGATGAGCGCCTGGCCAGGAGCGAGTTAAAGAAACTGCTGGCAGACCATCCGGAAATCGTCGTGATTGGAGAGGCGGTAAATGCAAAAGACGGGGTTGAAAAGATAGAGACCTTACGCCCGGATCTCCTGTTCCTGGACATTCAAATGCCGGATAAAACGGGGTTCGACCTGCTGGCCGAACTGGAACGTACGCCACAGGTGATTTTTACCACGGCTTACGATGAGTACGCACTTAAAGCATTTGAGTATAATGCGCTCGACTACCTGCTCAAGCCGGTAGAGCCGAAAAGGCTGGCAGACGCTATCCATAAATTACATCAGCAGGAAGAAAAGGAGCGTTTGGCCGCAGCAGCCGGCCTGCGTAATATCCTCTCCGAAAACGACCAGGTGTTCGTAAAAGATGGTGATCGCTGCTGGTTCGTTAAACTTCAGGAGATAAGGCTGTTCGAAAGCGTTGGTAACTATGCCCGCGTATATTTCGAAACCAACAAGCCGCTGATCCTGAAGTCGCTGAATGCATTGGAAGAACGCCTCGACGAGCGCGTATTCTTCCGGGCAAACCGCAAACATATTGTGAATCTGAGGATGATTGAAAAGATCGACACGTACTTTAACGGTGGACTTTTGCTGGAAATGAAAGGGGGGAAAAAATAGAGGTGAGCCGCAGACAGGCCGTGAAGTTCAAAGAGATGATGAGCTTATAACAATAGAAAGGGTTTGATGATACACATCAAACCCTTTTAAATTTTAACCGGGGCAGTATGCACTGCGTCCGCAATTTCTTTTATCAGGGAAAGGTCTTTTTCGATAGCGTTACCCACCACGATAATATCCGCACCTGCTTTGCAATTGAGGTAAGCTTTCTCCGCATCACGGATACCACCACCTACAATTACCGGCACTTCTACCTGGCTGCTCACCCGGTGGATCATGCTTTCTGTAATCGGTTTGCGTGCGCCGCTGCCGGCGTCCATATATATTACCTTGTTACCCAGCATTTCGCCGGCCATCGCCGTAGCCATGGCAATATCGTCTTTATCTGCAGGGATGGGATTTGTATTGCTGATGTAGGAAACCGTAGTGGGAGCACCGCCGTCTATCACCATGTAACCGGTAGACATTACTTCCAGGCCGCTTTTTTTAACCGGAACGGCAGAAATAACATGCTGACCGATCAGTAATTCTGCATTACGACCGGAAATCACGGAAAGGTACAGTAAGGCATCCGCATAACGGGAGACTTGCGACGGGCTGCCGGGGAATAAAATAACCGGAATGTCACAGGTAGCTTTGATCTGCTGGATAACTTCGTCGAGATGGTTGGTAATCACCAGGCTGCCTCCCAGGAAGAGGTAGTCGACCTTCGCTTCCGTACATTTCGCAGTCAATTCCGAAATGCCTGAAGGGGTTACCTTATCGGGGTCCACCAGGACCGCAAAAGACTTTGTTCCCTTGGCCTTTCTCTCTAGGAATGAATTGTAAATTTTTTTCTGCATCAAATTCGCGTTGTTCCGGTTGTCGCAAATGTATAAATTTTTTGCTAATAAGCTAGTGCCTGATCCAAATATGCTTAAGCTCTCCGGTAGTCCATAACGTGTTATTCTTCAGATAATTTGCTACTCCTTATTCAAGTAATAGGAGCAACTGCTGTGCCAGACCTTAAAATATTCATAAACAAATGGTTAGTTGTGGATGTTCACAATGCACACCCTGTGCATAACAAAAGTGGGATAGGGGATATCATTGCGTTATTTTAGTAATCCTTTCCAGAATGAGAGTTTTCTATTTGCTAAATCCTCCCAAAAAATCCCAGAGGTATGAAAAATCAAGAGAAAAGAAAAACCGGTATTGCCTTTACCAGGCACTTCACCAAAGATGGCATTAGTCCCTTCGATCAGTTTGAATATGACCTGCGAACGTCGGTGATCCGTAACCCGGGCGGTGACGTGGTATTTGAGATGAACAATGTGGAAGTGCCCCGTGGGTGGTCGCAGATTGCGACCGATATCCTGGCTCAGAAATATTTCCGTAAGGCAGGCGTGCCTCAGCCAGATGGCAGCCTGGGTCGCGAAACCTCCGTGAAACAGGTTGTACACCGCATGGCTAACTGCTGGCGGGTTTGGGGCGAGCGCTCCGGCTACTTTGCCTCTAAGAACGATGCAGATGTGTTTTACGAGGAGCTGGCCTATTGTATGCTCAACCAGGCCTGTGTGCCTAACTCTCCCCAATGGTTTAACAGCGGCCTGCACGAAAGCTACGGCATCACGGGTAAACCCCAGGGTCACTATTATGTAGATAACGCCACCGGTAAACTGGAAAAGTCAACATCGGCCTACGAACGTCCGCAGCCGCACGCGTGTTTCATCCTCAGCGTGGGTGACGACCTTGTGAACGATGGCGGCATTATGGACCTTTGGGTACGCGAGGCGCGCATCTTTAAATATGGCTCCGGCGTAGGTACCAACTACTCCCAGATACGGGGTGAGAACGAGAAACTCAGTGGCGGCGGTACCTCCAGCGGTTTAATGAGTTTCCTGAAAATCGGCGACCGTGCAGCAGGGGCCATCAAGTCGGGCGGTACTACCCGCCGGGCAGCTAAAATGGTGTGCCTCGACCTCGACCATCCTGAAATTGAAAGCTTCGTGAACTGGAAGGTGGAAGAAGAAAAGAAAGTGGCAGCCCTCATTGCGGCGGGCTACTCCTCCGATTATGAAGGCGAGGCCTATCGCACCGTATCCGGACAAAACTCCAACAACTCCGTTCGTATACCCAATACCTTCTTCCACCAGTTGGAAAAAGACGGCGACTGGGATTTGATTGCCCGCACCACCGGCAAAACCATGCGCTCCATTAAGGCACGCAGCCTGTGGGACCAGATCGCCTACGCCGCCTGGCGCTGTGCAGATCCCGGCACACAATACGATACCACCATCAACGAATGGCACACCTGTCCGCAGGGCGGCCGCATTAACGCGTCCAACCCGTGCTCAGAGTACATGTTCCTCGATAATACCGCCTGTAACCTCGCATCCGTGAACCTCCGTAAGTTCTTCGACGAAGAGCGCAACGTGTTTGACGTAGCGGGTTTTGAATATACCGTAAGATTGTGGACCGTAGTATTGGAAGTATCCGTACTGATGGCGCAATTCCCGTCACCCGAAGTGGCGCAGTTAAGCTACGAGTATCGCACCCTGGGTCTTGGCTATGCCAACCTGGGTTCTATGCTCATGGTGAGTGGCATTGCGTACGACAGCGAAGAGGCGCGTGGCATTGCCGGGGCGATTACCGCGATTATGACCGGCGTGTCTTACAAAACCTCCGCAGAAATGGCCGAACATCTCGGTGCCTTCCCTAAATACGAAGAGAACCGGGTGGATATGCTGCGTGTAATGCGCAATCACCGTGCGGCTGCATACGACGCTACCGAAGCCTATGAAGGGCTGGAAATAAAGCCGCAGGGCATCAATGCAAGGTTCTGCCCCGACTACCTGTTAAAAGCGGCTACAAAGGCCTGGGACGATGCCGTGCAACTGGGCGAAAAGTTCGGTTACCGCAACGCACAGGCAACCGTGATTGCGCCTACCGGCACCATCGGCCTGGTGATGGACTGCGATACTACCGGCGTAGAGCCCGATTTTGCCCTGGTGAAGTTTAAGAAACTTTCCGGCGGCGGGTATTTCAAGATCATCAACCAAAGTATTCCCACGGCGCTGCAAAACCTCGGGTACAAACCGAACGAGGTAAAAGCCATCGTGGATTACGCTAAAGGAACGGGCTCCTTTGCCGGGGCGCCTTACATTAACCTGCAAAGCCTCAGCGAGAAAGGTTTTATTGCCGAAGAGCTGAAAAAGCTGGACGCTGCCGTGATATCCTCCTTCGACATTTCCTTTGTATTTAACGTATACACGCTGGGAGAGGAGTGCCTGCAACGGTTGGGCTTTACCCCCGAGCAGTACTTCAACTTCGAGTTCAGCCTGCTGCACGAACTGGGCTTTAGCGACGAGCAGATCGACGCGGCCAACGACTACGTTTGCGGCACCATGACCGTAGAAGGTGCGCCGTACCTCAAGGAAGCGCATCTGCCCGTATTCGACTGCGCCAACAAATGTGGTAAGAAGGGAGAGCGGTATATACACCCGCACGGCCACATCCGCATGATGGCCGCCGCACAGCCGTTTATTTCCGGCGCCATCTCCAAAACCATTAACCTGCCCCACGAGGCGGTTGTAGAGGAGATCGCGGACGCTTATAAAATGAGCTGGGAACTGGGCCTGAAGGCCTGCGCCCTGTACCGCGACGGCTCCAAACTGAGTCAGCCGCTGAGCAATAAGGCCGATAAAAAGAAGAAAACCGAAGCAGTCGAAGAAGCGCCGTTAGCCGGTAGCCAGATCATTGACCTGGACCAACTCACCGTTGACGAGCTGCTGGAAGAAGTGAATAAACGCGTACAGGCCAGTCCCGATACGCAGTTGAAACGCGCCCTGAGTCGGATCATCGAACGTAAAACCCTGCCGGCTAAACGCCGCGGCTTTACGCAAAAGGCGAAAGTGGGCGGACAGGCAGTGTTCCTCCGCACCGGCGAATACAACGACGGCACCCTGGGCGAGATCTTTATCGACCTGGCGAAAGAGGGCAGCACCTTACGCAGCCTCATGAACTGTTTCGCGATCTCCGTATCGGTGGGTCTGCAGTATGGCGTGCCGCTGGAGGAGTTTGTAGATAAGTTCGTGTTTACCCGTTTTGAGCCGGCCGGTATGGTAGACCATCCGAATATCCGCTCTGCCACCTCGCTGATCGATTATATTTTCCGGGCGCTGGGTTATGAGTACCTGGGGCGCACCGACCTCGTGCACATCCACGACGCGGTAGGCAATACCGGTGAAGATGAGTGGGATGAGCCCGTGGTGAAGCCGGAGTTGTCGAATGTGCGGATTATTGGCGCAAACCACCCGGCCCCGCAGTCCACACAAAAGGCTAAACAGGCCGTGTCGGCCGCCGGTGGAGAGAACAGCACCCAGGATTACATGCGGAGTATGCAGAGCGATGCCCCGGCCTGTAACACCTGTGGCCATATTACGGTACGTTCCGGTACCTGTTATAAATGCCTGAACTGCGGTAACAGCATGGGATGTAGCTGATCTTAGCGTTTAAAGCAGGAAGTTGTTAACAAAAGGGCGATTTCCTAACGAAGTATTAACAAAAAGTCTAATGATGCAGGTTTTGCTAAACGCCGAAACCGCCTCTGTATATGGCTTTCAAGTAAAGCTGACTTTGTTAATAATTTGTTATTCGCCCCCTAAAATTTCAAATAAAGTTAACACGTACTTACCTTTGATATTAAATAGGGTTTTCATAGGATAGTAACAAATTGAGGGCGCTTTTCTAAGTGCCCTTTTCTTTTTCCCTCAACTCCCGAAATCCCCACTGGTTACCAGCTTTCTCTCTTTTCCCGATATTCATTTCAAATACTTTGTTGCCAAATATGCCAATCCATTGCCATTTATAATGCGTCTTAAACTTCCCCTTCCACATCGGCGTACTCGGCCGTTAGCTAGTCAAATTCATCTTGTTTTGGCATGATGCCTGTAAATCGGTTTAACGAGCAGGTGTTGTAGAAAACTTCCACCATTTCCGGTCGCATTAATTCAAATTATTATATATTCTCTAAAAAGCGGGCTCTTATTTAAACGTTTCCGATTTAAAACGCCTTTTTTTCTTTTTTGGCTAATTCTCGGTCATTCGTATTACAAATATTTAAATATTAATATATTTGCCATGTATTAATTTTTATATGGTTACTGTCCTATGAAAAACCAAAAATATTCCTACACCGCGTGAATCTTCATGCACCGTAAAATGACTCTCGAAAGCAATGGTTCGCCCATTGCTTTTGTTTTTTTAGCCATCCTCATCGCACTTTCAGCCGCCGTTGTGTCACTCACTGCACCATCCGTTTTCCTACTCAGCCAACCAGCATCCCTGCTGGATCCTTGCTACATCCTTGCTACATCCCCGCTAAAACACTGGTGTTTCAGCAACATTTTAGCAACAACTTAGCAAGGATGTAGAAAGGATCTTCGGAAGATGCAGCAAAGGTGTGTCGTAAATCGACCATGACGGGCGTGATATGCCACTTGTAGCGCTGACCATACGCAAAACTTTCAGAGGGGGAGTCCAATAGGAGTCCAAAGGAGTCCAATGTGAGCCCAACGAAGTCCAATGTGAGTCCAATAAAAGCTGTCTCGTAGTGTCACGTCCTAAAATAGGTTTACACGAGGTTAGATAATCCGGATCAAGGTTTACACTTGTATTGATTAATCCGTATAAAGGTTTACAGTTCCAGAGATTAGAAAAGGCATCTTGTCACGTTGTAAAATAAGTTGACACCCAGGTTAGATAATATAAAAGCTACCTCTTGCGTTCTATCGCCGTG
This genomic interval from Chitinophaga horti contains the following:
- a CDS encoding vitamin B12-dependent ribonucleotide reductase, encoding MKNQEKRKTGIAFTRHFTKDGISPFDQFEYDLRTSVIRNPGGDVVFEMNNVEVPRGWSQIATDILAQKYFRKAGVPQPDGSLGRETSVKQVVHRMANCWRVWGERSGYFASKNDADVFYEELAYCMLNQACVPNSPQWFNSGLHESYGITGKPQGHYYVDNATGKLEKSTSAYERPQPHACFILSVGDDLVNDGGIMDLWVREARIFKYGSGVGTNYSQIRGENEKLSGGGTSSGLMSFLKIGDRAAGAIKSGGTTRRAAKMVCLDLDHPEIESFVNWKVEEEKKVAALIAAGYSSDYEGEAYRTVSGQNSNNSVRIPNTFFHQLEKDGDWDLIARTTGKTMRSIKARSLWDQIAYAAWRCADPGTQYDTTINEWHTCPQGGRINASNPCSEYMFLDNTACNLASVNLRKFFDEERNVFDVAGFEYTVRLWTVVLEVSVLMAQFPSPEVAQLSYEYRTLGLGYANLGSMLMVSGIAYDSEEARGIAGAITAIMTGVSYKTSAEMAEHLGAFPKYEENRVDMLRVMRNHRAAAYDATEAYEGLEIKPQGINARFCPDYLLKAATKAWDDAVQLGEKFGYRNAQATVIAPTGTIGLVMDCDTTGVEPDFALVKFKKLSGGGYFKIINQSIPTALQNLGYKPNEVKAIVDYAKGTGSFAGAPYINLQSLSEKGFIAEELKKLDAAVISSFDISFVFNVYTLGEECLQRLGFTPEQYFNFEFSLLHELGFSDEQIDAANDYVCGTMTVEGAPYLKEAHLPVFDCANKCGKKGERYIHPHGHIRMMAAAQPFISGAISKTINLPHEAVVEEIADAYKMSWELGLKACALYRDGSKLSQPLSNKADKKKKTEAVEEAPLAGSQIIDLDQLTVDELLEEVNKRVQASPDTQLKRALSRIIERKTLPAKRRGFTQKAKVGGQAVFLRTGEYNDGTLGEIFIDLAKEGSTLRSLMNCFAISVSVGLQYGVPLEEFVDKFVFTRFEPAGMVDHPNIRSATSLIDYIFRALGYEYLGRTDLVHIHDAVGNTGEDEWDEPVVKPELSNVRIIGANHPAPQSTQKAKQAVSAAGGENSTQDYMRSMQSDAPACNTCGHITVRSGTCYKCLNCGNSMGCS
- a CDS encoding LytR/AlgR family response regulator transcription factor, with translation MKKALIIDDERLARSELKKLLADHPEIVVIGEAVNAKDGVEKIETLRPDLLFLDIQMPDKTGFDLLAELERTPQVIFTTAYDEYALKAFEYNALDYLLKPVEPKRLADAIHKLHQQEEKERLAAAAGLRNILSENDQVFVKDGDRCWFVKLQEIRLFESVGNYARVYFETNKPLILKSLNALEERLDERVFFRANRKHIVNLRMIEKIDTYFNGGLLLEMKGGKK
- a CDS encoding geranylgeranylglyceryl/heptaprenylglyceryl phosphate synthase; amino-acid sequence: MQKKIYNSFLERKAKGTKSFAVLVDPDKVTPSGISELTAKCTEAKVDYLFLGGSLVITNHLDEVIQQIKATCDIPVILFPGSPSQVSRYADALLYLSVISGRNAELLIGQHVISAVPVKKSGLEVMSTGYMVIDGGAPTTVSYISNTNPIPADKDDIAMATAMAGEMLGNKVIYMDAGSGARKPITESMIHRVSSQVEVPVIVGGGIRDAEKAYLNCKAGADIIVVGNAIEKDLSLIKEIADAVHTAPVKI
- a CDS encoding sensor histidine kinase, yielding MLRNLSKYWWCQILGWGLYSVIFIFFAFFFDRVGVALVLHTLLVMVLGIFFTHCLRAVALKYKWIELPFERAVFRFFFGIIICAIPDAAILNAFMLLFGPVPDDLLPRLAFSFLQQSALITSWVAIYFTWHYVERSRNVQFDRLKLEATVRTLELKTIKAQLNPHFIFNALNSIRALVDEDPQRARTAITELSNILRSSMQAEKVEMVSLENELNIVKDYLALEHIRFEERLKIQYDIEADTLELPIPPMMLQTLVENAIKHGISREIRGGTISVGSHVKEMQHELTIRNTGQIRGEASNGGGFGLQSTRQRLELLFGKRASFEIRNLDAQTVEAKVLMPLF